Proteins co-encoded in one Papaver somniferum cultivar HN1 chromosome 5, ASM357369v1, whole genome shotgun sequence genomic window:
- the LOC113278781 gene encoding uncharacterized protein LOC113278781, translated as MASACCICMEDQDSMDHTLWKCKFGIFIWNWLNEIFAFKNPSFFEYIYKAAKNKSPLVKEIWLTASCATLRELWFQRNEKLFEENKPNINRFKSRIFQLVYEGGYRMKGNRWGQNYDSQIISFFMLGVRNIKYSGITECYWKSPTSGYTLFCCDGSSFGNPGSAGFGIIARDNEFQVIGTLIGGLCITTNFIAEVYAILCALEWAVCLNCKKGFEDIQFYQVFREVNFSADNLAKKGARLNASERIVHMRRPSFLKRIEIPGVVYHIFH; from the exons ATGGCATCAGCATGTTGCATTTGTATGGAGGATCAAGACAGTATGGATCATACTCTCTGGAAATGTAAGTTCGGCATTTTTATATGGAACTGGTTAAATGAAATTTTTGCTTTCAAAAATCCATCTTTTTTTGAATATATTTACAAGGCTGCTAAAAATAAAAGTCCTCTGGTAAAAGAAATTTGGCTTACTGCTTCTTGTGCTACCTTAAGAGAGTTATGGTTCCAAAGAAATGAGAAGTTATTTGAAGAAAATAAGCCTAATATCAATAGATTTAAAAGCAGAATTTTTCAGCTAGTTTATGAGGGTGGTTATAGAATGAAAGGTAACAGATGGGGTCAAAACTATGACAGTCAGATTATCTCctttttcatgcttggtgttagaAATATTAAGTACAGTGGGATTACAGAATGCTACTGGAAGTCTCCAACAAGTGGGTATACTCTCTTCTGTTGTGATGGCTCATCATTTGGAAATCCAGGCTCTGCAGGATTTGGAATTATTGCAAGGGATAATGAATTTCAGGTGATAGGTACTCTAATTGGTGGACTTTGTATTACCACTAATTTCATAGCTGAGGTATATGCAATCTTGTGTGCCTTAGAATGGGCAGTGTGCTTGAACTGCAAAAAG GGATTTGAAGATATTCAGTTCTATCAAGTTTTCAGAGAAGTCAATTTCTCTGCTGACAATTTAGCCAAAAAAGGTGCAAGACTGAATGCTAGTGAAAGAATTGTACACATGAGAAGACCTTCATTTCTCAAAAGGATTGAAATTCCAGGAGTGGTTTATCACATATTTCACTAA